A genome region from Thermoanaerobaculia bacterium includes the following:
- a CDS encoding TonB-dependent receptor → MSKWLTRALALLLLGVTPALAQQSGTIQGEVTSAAGEGLAGVVVAATSDLLPQARQAVSGANGDFQLPLLPPGTYQVSFSLEGMATVKKSVQVALGQTATVDASLTIDAVSEEIVVVGTSSLVNTSSAELDTSVTQETIEALPVGQEYRDLVKLIPGVQYTEDSVRGPSAGGSGQDNTYLFDGVNVTLPLFGTLSAEPSSHDVDQIAVVKGGANAVDFNRAGGFLMNSISRSGTNAFRASLRYQAQPESLTADRDNAGTVFEEDKEWWIGSVGGPIFRDRLYFYASYFAPNSTRESRSNLYGEVPDFESDRDELFGKLTFAPTDSLLFHASYRTSERTDSGTSVSTAASAGSTSNGSEATLDIGIFEASWVIDERSYASFRFTDFENQTLGRPDNLFAFAPRLDGSVDLDIAGLDTQGFIVVPGSDGANAFQRGFIERYGYLDNGTRVGGGRVGGAAQIDDNDFYRQSCQASYDRIFGEKVTHAFHVGYQWTRDEEDLLRSSNGWGTVTIPGGTTFCPANSSCAGQKVFFQAGVLQQGITLPNGVQVPAIHSEYESQNLELNDTIRWDDFTFNVGLLVSNDELYGQGLKPNSSNVSGFEVARGHKYEMYELDFADTLQPRLGAVWAYNPSNTVFASYARYVPAASSLPRAASWARNAAGQVNAYFDQNGNFIGSSPEAASSGKFFADDLDPRTTDEYMLGTTRELGGGWSARAHARYRYSFNFWEDTENDSRLRYEPPPGIPRELYIRDLARVRGEIGGSNFVIAELDRSFTRYWEAGIETEWRGTRAFVSGSYVWSHYYGNMDQDGSAGTSLANDSNLFIGSSNIADGGGRQLWDGKYGDLRGDRRHKLKIYGYRTLPWRASVGAFAIYQSGQPWEEHNYRVYPVSILAGSTSDSNRYAEPAGSRTTAAHHQLDLNYTQNFPLGERFNLQARLDVFNVYDRQTGYDIQDNFNSADFGRPQSFYDPRRFQLSVRLEF, encoded by the coding sequence TTGCCGGTGTCGTCGTCGCGGCGACCTCCGACCTGCTGCCGCAGGCGCGCCAGGCAGTCTCGGGCGCCAACGGCGACTTTCAGCTGCCGCTGCTGCCCCCGGGCACCTACCAGGTGAGCTTCTCCCTCGAGGGCATGGCGACGGTGAAGAAGAGCGTGCAGGTCGCTCTGGGACAGACTGCGACGGTGGACGCGAGCCTCACGATCGACGCCGTGTCCGAGGAGATCGTGGTCGTGGGGACCTCTTCGCTCGTCAACACTTCCTCGGCGGAGCTCGATACGTCCGTGACGCAGGAGACGATCGAGGCGCTTCCCGTCGGCCAGGAGTATCGAGATCTCGTCAAGCTCATTCCCGGCGTGCAGTACACCGAGGACAGCGTGCGCGGCCCGAGCGCCGGCGGCAGCGGGCAGGACAATACCTATCTCTTCGACGGCGTGAACGTCACGCTGCCGCTCTTCGGCACGCTCTCGGCCGAGCCGTCATCGCACGACGTCGACCAGATCGCCGTCGTCAAGGGCGGCGCCAACGCGGTCGACTTCAATCGCGCCGGCGGCTTCCTGATGAACTCGATCAGCCGTTCGGGCACCAACGCGTTTCGCGCCTCGCTCCGCTACCAGGCGCAGCCGGAGAGCCTGACGGCCGATCGCGACAACGCGGGCACCGTTTTCGAAGAGGACAAGGAGTGGTGGATCGGGAGCGTGGGTGGACCGATCTTCCGCGACCGGCTGTATTTCTACGCTTCGTACTTTGCGCCCAACTCGACGCGCGAAAGCCGCTCGAACCTCTACGGTGAGGTGCCGGACTTCGAGAGCGACCGCGACGAGCTCTTCGGCAAGCTGACGTTCGCGCCGACCGACTCGCTGCTCTTCCACGCCAGCTATCGCACCTCGGAGCGCACGGACTCGGGTACGAGCGTCTCGACTGCGGCGTCGGCCGGGTCGACGAGCAACGGCAGCGAGGCGACTCTCGACATCGGGATCTTCGAGGCCTCCTGGGTGATCGACGAGCGAAGCTACGCCAGCTTCCGGTTCACCGACTTCGAGAACCAGACCCTGGGTCGGCCGGACAACCTCTTCGCCTTCGCGCCGCGGCTCGACGGCAGCGTCGACCTCGACATCGCCGGCCTGGACACGCAGGGATTCATCGTCGTGCCGGGGAGCGACGGCGCGAACGCTTTCCAGCGGGGATTCATCGAACGGTATGGGTATCTCGACAACGGCACCCGCGTCGGTGGCGGCCGGGTCGGCGGCGCCGCGCAGATCGACGACAACGACTTCTACCGCCAGAGCTGCCAGGCCAGCTACGACCGGATCTTCGGCGAGAAAGTCACCCACGCCTTCCACGTCGGATACCAGTGGACCAGGGACGAAGAGGACCTCCTTCGCTCGTCGAACGGCTGGGGTACGGTCACCATCCCCGGTGGCACCACCTTCTGCCCGGCGAACTCGAGCTGCGCCGGGCAGAAGGTCTTCTTCCAGGCCGGGGTCCTGCAGCAGGGCATCACGCTGCCGAACGGCGTGCAGGTCCCGGCGATTCACTCGGAATACGAGTCGCAGAATCTCGAGCTCAACGACACCATTCGCTGGGACGACTTCACCTTCAATGTCGGCCTCCTGGTGAGCAACGACGAGCTCTACGGCCAGGGCCTCAAGCCGAACTCGAGCAACGTCTCGGGCTTCGAGGTCGCCCGCGGCCACAAGTACGAGATGTACGAGCTCGATTTCGCGGACACGCTGCAGCCCCGGTTGGGCGCAGTCTGGGCCTACAACCCGTCGAATACCGTGTTCGCGAGCTACGCGCGCTACGTCCCGGCGGCGAGCTCGCTGCCGCGCGCGGCCTCCTGGGCGCGCAACGCGGCGGGCCAGGTGAACGCTTACTTCGACCAGAACGGAAACTTCATCGGTTCGTCGCCCGAGGCGGCCTCTTCGGGCAAGTTCTTCGCGGACGACCTCGATCCGCGCACCACCGACGAGTACATGCTCGGCACGACCCGGGAGCTGGGCGGCGGCTGGTCGGCGCGCGCTCATGCCCGGTATCGGTACAGCTTCAACTTCTGGGAAGACACCGAGAACGACTCGCGGCTGCGCTACGAGCCGCCGCCCGGCATCCCGCGCGAGCTCTACATCCGGGACCTCGCGCGGGTGCGCGGCGAGATCGGCGGCTCGAACTTCGTCATTGCCGAGCTCGACCGCTCGTTCACCAGATACTGGGAGGCGGGAATCGAGACCGAGTGGCGCGGTACGCGCGCCTTCGTCAGCGGCTCCTATGTCTGGAGTCATTACTACGGCAACATGGACCAGGACGGGAGCGCGGGGACCAGCCTGGCGAACGACAGCAACCTCTTCATCGGCTCGTCGAACATCGCCGACGGCGGTGGACGCCAGCTCTGGGACGGCAAGTACGGCGATCTGCGCGGCGACCGCCGCCACAAGCTGAAGATCTACGGCTACCGCACCCTGCCCTGGAGGGCGAGCGTCGGCGCCTTCGCGATCTATCAGTCGGGCCAGCCGTGGGAGGAGCACAATTACCGCGTCTATCCGGTTTCGATCCTCGCCGGCAGCACCAGCGACAGCAACCGCTACGCCGAGCCCGCCGGCTCGAGGACGACCGCGGCGCACCACCAGCTCGACCTCAACTACACCCAGAACTTCCCGCTCGGCGAGCGCTTCAACCTGCAGGCGCGCCTGGACGTTTTCAACGTCTACGACCGCCAGACGGGCTACGACATCCAGGATAATTTCAACAGCGCCGATTTCGGCCGGCCGCAGTCCTTCTACGATCCCCGCCGGTTCCAGCTGTCGGTGCGCCTGGAGTTCTAG
- a CDS encoding amino acid permease has protein sequence MTQPGRIAAAGFRRELGLWDTTVVVAGAIIGIGIFVNPSNVARILPAPEWMLLVWLAGGALAMIGGFVYAELGSRLPQVGGQYVYLSRAWGPFAGFLYGFALLFVINTGGIAAVASALASYVDGSFVPLGAVGRLGLAAGVIVLLTEINVRGVRPGKRANNSLMILKLGGIAAIGVLMLVKRPAAATTYHLPMVSEVTLTAFFAALVPVLFAYGGWQNCGSLAAEIRDAGRTLARANILGVALVVVVYVGLNWIYLRVLPPAEVAASTALAADVARALAGELGARFVAALTVVSCLGFLAVITMTGPRLYYAMAEDGLFLRRAATLHPRFGTPSFTLRLQAGVALVLLVSQTYDQLLSYVVFCDWLFFGLTAAGLFLLRRAPGDVHGNHFRAPGHPWTTAIFVAISAGVVANSFVAAPRQAAAGCAVLAVGTVAYRIYGRQARRR, from the coding sequence ATGACGCAGCCAGGCAGGATCGCCGCCGCCGGATTCCGGCGCGAGTTGGGACTCTGGGACACGACGGTGGTCGTCGCCGGAGCGATCATCGGCATCGGCATCTTCGTCAACCCGTCGAACGTCGCGCGGATCCTGCCGGCGCCCGAATGGATGCTGCTCGTCTGGCTCGCCGGCGGGGCCCTGGCGATGATCGGCGGCTTCGTCTACGCCGAGCTCGGTTCGCGCCTGCCGCAGGTCGGCGGCCAGTACGTCTACCTGTCGCGGGCGTGGGGCCCGTTCGCCGGCTTCCTCTACGGATTCGCCCTGCTCTTCGTGATCAATACCGGTGGCATCGCGGCGGTCGCCTCCGCTCTGGCGAGCTACGTCGACGGCTCCTTCGTGCCGCTCGGCGCCGTCGGCCGGCTCGGCCTCGCCGCGGGTGTCATCGTTCTGCTCACCGAGATCAACGTGCGCGGCGTCCGACCCGGCAAACGCGCCAACAACAGCCTGATGATCCTGAAGCTCGGCGGCATCGCGGCGATCGGCGTCCTGATGCTGGTGAAGCGCCCCGCGGCGGCGACGACCTACCACCTGCCGATGGTCTCGGAGGTAACGCTCACCGCCTTCTTCGCCGCCCTCGTGCCGGTGCTCTTCGCCTACGGCGGCTGGCAGAACTGCGGCAGCCTCGCGGCCGAGATCCGCGACGCCGGCCGGACGCTCGCGCGGGCGAACATCCTGGGCGTCGCGCTGGTGGTCGTGGTCTACGTCGGGCTCAACTGGATCTACCTGCGCGTTCTGCCGCCGGCCGAGGTGGCGGCCTCGACGGCGCTCGCCGCCGACGTCGCGCGGGCGCTCGCGGGCGAGCTCGGGGCGCGCTTCGTCGCCGCGCTCACCGTCGTCTCGTGCCTCGGGTTCCTCGCCGTCATCACCATGACCGGACCGCGGCTCTACTACGCGATGGCCGAGGACGGCCTCTTCCTGCGCCGCGCGGCGACACTCCATCCGCGCTTCGGCACGCCGAGCTTCACCCTCCGCCTGCAGGCCGGCGTGGCGCTCGTCCTCCTCGTCTCGCAGACCTACGACCAGCTGCTTTCCTACGTCGTCTTCTGCGACTGGCTCTTCTTCGGCCTGACCGCCGCCGGCCTTTTTCTCCTGCGGCGGGCGCCGGGCGACGTGCACGGGAATCACTTCCGCGCCCCGGGCCACCCCTGGACGACGGCGATCTTCGTCGCCATCTCCGCCGGGGTGGTCGCCAACAGCTTCGTCGCCGCCCCGCGCCAGGCGGCAGCCGGCTGCGCCGTCCTCGCCGTCGGCACCGTGGCCTATCGGATCTACGGCCGGCAGGCCCGGCGGCGCTGA
- a CDS encoding dephospho-CoA kinase has product MPSPPRVGLTGGLASGKSTVARLLREAGFEVVDADRVVAELYRPGGAGTRALTTLFGPGLLKTDGSVDKARVAHLIFSDSAARQALEEAIHPLVRAHFARVAATATGPVVFEATRLVEAGYAPDFDLVVTVEAPLELRLERAVARGLPREEALSRLVAQGDGRERRAAADRTIANDGSPEELRAAVAALVTEIRQR; this is encoded by the coding sequence ATGCCTTCGCCACCGCGGGTCGGGCTGACAGGTGGACTCGCGAGCGGCAAGTCGACCGTGGCACGCCTCCTGCGAGAGGCCGGCTTCGAGGTCGTCGATGCCGACAGGGTGGTCGCCGAGCTCTATCGACCGGGAGGCGCCGGCACCCGGGCGCTCACGACGCTCTTCGGCCCCGGTCTACTCAAGACCGACGGCAGCGTCGACAAGGCCAGGGTCGCACATCTGATCTTCTCCGACAGTGCCGCGCGCCAGGCGCTCGAAGAGGCCATCCACCCGCTCGTTCGAGCCCACTTCGCGCGCGTGGCAGCGACCGCGACCGGGCCCGTCGTCTTCGAGGCGACCCGTCTCGTCGAGGCCGGCTATGCCCCGGACTTCGACCTCGTCGTGACGGTCGAGGCTCCGCTCGAGCTACGGCTCGAGCGCGCCGTGGCCCGCGGCCTGCCGCGCGAGGAGGCGCTCAGCCGGCTCGTCGCCCAGGGCGACGGCCGCGAGCGCCGCGCGGCCGCCGATCGCACGATCGCGAACGATGGTTCTCCGGAAGAGCTTCGTGCTGCCGTCGCGGCCCTCGTTACCGAGATCCGCCAGCGCTGA